The proteins below are encoded in one region of Telopea speciosissima isolate NSW1024214 ecotype Mountain lineage chromosome 10, Tspe_v1, whole genome shotgun sequence:
- the LOC122641465 gene encoding non-specific lipid transfer protein GPI-anchored 14-like isoform X2, with the protein MARGSNYGAWGLSYMLLLMMVSCVSSDTAKDREECANSLVGLATCLPYVSETAKAPTLDCCTGLKQVLDKNKKCLCILIKDRNDPSLGIKMNATLAMSLPDTCHAPANISKCPELLHLSPNSPDAQIFEQFANSSKGSGTVASGNSSSSNISGQGKSDGGRGEKRKMVVEMISGVWLWCLGLVLFLTTVV; encoded by the exons ATGGCAAGAGGTTCAAACTATGGAGCTTGGGGACTCTCATACATGTTATTGTTGATGATGGTAAGCTGTGTCAGTTCAGATACGGCCAAAGATAGGGAAGAATGTGCAAATTCATTGGTGGGTTTGGCTACATGTCTACCTTATGTGAGTGAAACAGCCAAGGCACCAACTCTAGATTGTTGTACTGGTCTCAAACAAGTTCTagacaagaacaagaagtgtcTCTGTATTCTCATTAAAGATAGAAATGATCCCTCACTTGGTATCAAGATGAATGCAACACTTGCAATGAGTCTTCCTGATACTTGCCATGCCCCAGCTAATATTTCCAAGTGCCCAG AACTTCTACATTTGTCTCCAAACTCACCAGATGCACAAATTTTTGAGCAATTTGCAAACAGCAGTAAAGGGAGTGGCACAGTTGCTAGTG GGAATTCCAGCAGTTCTAACATTAGTGGACAAGGAAAGAGTGATGGTGGGaggggagagaagaggaaaatggTAGTGGAGATGATAAGTGGAGTTTGGCTATGgtgtttgggtttggttttgttcTTGACAACTGTTGTTTAG
- the LOC122641465 gene encoding non-specific lipid transfer protein GPI-anchored 14-like isoform X1, translating to MARGSNYGAWGLSYMLLLMMVSCVSSDTAKDREECANSLVGLATCLPYVSETAKAPTLDCCTGLKQVLDKNKKCLCILIKDRNDPSLGIKMNATLAMSLPDTCHAPANISKCPELLHLSPNSPDAQIFEQFANSSKGSGTVASVPGNSSSSNISGQGKSDGGRGEKRKMVVEMISGVWLWCLGLVLFLTTVV from the exons ATGGCAAGAGGTTCAAACTATGGAGCTTGGGGACTCTCATACATGTTATTGTTGATGATGGTAAGCTGTGTCAGTTCAGATACGGCCAAAGATAGGGAAGAATGTGCAAATTCATTGGTGGGTTTGGCTACATGTCTACCTTATGTGAGTGAAACAGCCAAGGCACCAACTCTAGATTGTTGTACTGGTCTCAAACAAGTTCTagacaagaacaagaagtgtcTCTGTATTCTCATTAAAGATAGAAATGATCCCTCACTTGGTATCAAGATGAATGCAACACTTGCAATGAGTCTTCCTGATACTTGCCATGCCCCAGCTAATATTTCCAAGTGCCCAG AACTTCTACATTTGTCTCCAAACTCACCAGATGCACAAATTTTTGAGCAATTTGCAAACAGCAGTAAAGGGAGTGGCACAGTTGCTAGTG TGCCAGGGAATTCCAGCAGTTCTAACATTAGTGGACAAGGAAAGAGTGATGGTGGGaggggagagaagaggaaaatggTAGTGGAGATGATAAGTGGAGTTTGGCTATGgtgtttgggtttggttttgttcTTGACAACTGTTGTTTAG